In Nothobranchius furzeri strain GRZ-AD chromosome 18, NfurGRZ-RIMD1, whole genome shotgun sequence, a single genomic region encodes these proteins:
- the amn gene encoding protein amnionless: MVTQLESKVTQSSQCLSETLKMLRTQVLLLFCLARATNAIYKQWIPDTNYENKTNWDKGDVPCGNDRVHFSSQSKVSVFVETMHAVQEILLPINGEFILNPGAGFYVVSGQDPSCGGGVTTNFKDSDSLQWFNPALWQTAATQNDLHQGNFLFSVHEESVPCQNDEVIFKALSSFRSDTSCSQSTIPVKSVSVLGKTFDDRSEFSRYLSSHSGQLQFHGSSAVTVGNPSCEDSTGCVCENSVHHQLICSTVTCASLSCKNPLLPVGHCCEVCGAIITIDYAENFNLQHYRDRIRHLFLILPQYKSIQLGMSKVLKPRPLMRLIPFGTSREIQVVIVDGDMGKLSNTLAQDIIKDAKSHGSELGITKAEIQGSTESNSAMVVGVVFAVLLMIAFIVILVVLNRKGVVQMPAMPSMPSLSLFRRSPDVEDINGDIDCGFDNPMFDGCDMPSALPGLYDSNAISLTRTGVHFINPVYDEHETDFTV; encoded by the coding sequence CAGAGACGTTAAAGATGCTGAGAACACAAGTGCTCTTGCTCTTCTGTCTTGCCAGGGCAAcaaatgccatttacaaacagtgGATTCCTGACACCAACtatgaaaataaaaccaactgGGACAAAGGAGACGTTCCGTGTGGCAACGATAGAGTTCACTTTTCATCCCAGAGCAAAGTGTCTGTGTTTGTGGAGACTATGCATGCTGTGCAGGAGATACTGCTGCCGATCAACGGAGAGTTCATACTGAATCCAGGAGCTGGCTTTTATGTTGTCAGCGGACAAGACCCCAGCTGTGGAGGGGGTGTGACGACCAATTTCAAAGATTCAGACTCTCTTCAGTGGTTTAATCCAGCTCTGTGGCAGACTGCTGCCACTCAGAACGACCTGCACCAGGGAAACTTCCTGTTCTCAGTTCACGAAGAGAGCGTCCCCTGTCAGAATGACGAAGTCATTTTCAAAGCTCTGTCCTCCTTCCGCTCGGACACCAGCTGCAGTCAGTCCACCATTCCTGTCAAATCTGTGTCTGTGTTGGGGAAGACGTTCGATGACAGATCCGAGTTCTCCAGGTACCTCAGCTCACACTCGGGTCAGCTGCAATTTCACGGGTCTTCAGCTGTCACTGTTGGAAACCCAAGCTGTGAGGACTCCACCGGCTGTGTCTGTGAGAACTCTGTACACCATCAGCTCATCTGTAGCACAGTAACTTGTGCCTCTTTGAGCTGTAAAAATCCTCTCCTCCCAGTGGGGCACTGCTGTGAGGTGTGTGGTGCCATCATTACCATTGATTACGCTGAAAATTTCAACCTGCAGCACTACAGGGATCGGATTCGTCACCTTTTTCTTATCCTGCCACAATACAAGTCCATTCAGCTGGGCATGTCTAAGGTCCTAAAGCCACGGCCATTGATGCGTCTGATTCCTTTTGGTACATCACGTGAGATCCAGGTAGTTATTGTGGATGGAGACATGGGGAAACTGTCAAACACTTTGGCCCAGGACATAATCAAAGATGCTAAATCTCATGGTTCTGAACTGGGAATCACAAAAGCGGAAATTCAAGGTTCCACTGAAAGCAATTCAGCAATGGTGGTTGGAGTTGTGTTTGCAGTTTTACTCATGATTGCATTCATTGTTATCTTAGTGGTGCTGAATCGTAAGGGTGTCGTGCAAATGCCAGCCATGCCTTCAATGCCGTCACTGAGCCTTTTCCGCAGAAGCCCAGATGTTGAAGACATTAATGGGGATATTGATTGTGGGTTTGATAATCCAATGTTTGACGGCTGTGACATGCCAAGTGCTCTCCCCGGTCTGTATGATTCAAACGCAATCTCCCTGACCCGCACAGGAGTCCACTTTATAAACCCAGTGTATGATGAGCATGAAACCGATTTTACAGTTTAA